ATCCTTCAAGTGTACCGTCCTGCTGACCATTAAAAATAACCGCAGCTTCCTGGCTTACCGTGGTGTCGCAATCTTCCAGCTTGATGGAGAAATCTTCTTTCTGATTCGCAGTCATCCCAGCAGCCGTTAATTTACTGGCACGAACCTGGCTCAAGGTTACCGTTTGATCAACGGAATCAGCAGAAACTGAGCAGGCGGCATTAACAACCTGACCAACGAAATTCACGGTGCCACCGGAAACAGTTGCCGTATCCGCAAAGGCAGAGGACATCATGCTGCCCGCAGCAATAGCAGTCACCATCATGGCTAATACATGCTTTTTCATAAAAACCCTTTTAAATTTAATAAATGATAATCAGTTTTATAATTTCATAAATATCAGACGTTGCCAGACGGGAGTTACCCCTGGCTCTCTAAGCGTTTTTGGTTGCTTATACATAGAGAAAAACCACAACAATGAATGATGAAGCGTTCTACTAACCAAAAAGCAATAACGGAGTAATAGGGCTCTGACATTAATTAATTATTATGAAAGGGATAAACAGTTGCAATCATCATAGGCCGCTTTTAAAGGACTTGATGTAACCTCATGCTTTTAATGCATATTTCATTTAATCCGGCACCTATGCCATATGGACTATTGACCTATCACTCAACATATGAAAGCATCAAAAATAAATTAACATCGATAACAACAATTCGTCAAAATGTTTAATTAATGTAAATCATCAACCAATCATTTTCACATAAAAACTAATAGGCCGTAGGGAGTTTTTTCATATCTAACAAACGCCCACCATCGATATTGATATATCCCCCCTTTTTCAACTCAGAAAGGAGCTTCATGGTGCGGCTACGGGATATTCCTGTGCGTCGCTGAATAAAGTTGAGTACATTGATACTCTGTCGGTACTCACTCGCATAAGCCCAAAGTTCTATTAATAACGACCTGACTTTCAGGTAAGAATCCACTCCCACCAACTCGCGATCGCGCACACTCATCACCATCAAGCGATAGGCCAAAATCCGCGCGACATCGTGCCAAAGATCGCACTCATCGGCGACTTTGATAAAATCAGGCAGGGACACAGCACGCCCACGGCATTCTGTTTCTGCAATAAGATAATGCTCAGGCCGGGTTGGAACGCCATAGGTTTCACCATAGCTATCAACCAGGCCGACAATGGAGGGAGAAAATGCTGATAAGACATGAAGACCACTACCACAACGGCAAAATGAAAATATCCCGGACTCCAGTAATACGATTCTATTTTCGCCTTCAGAACTCAGGGAGAATTCATCCCCGACCTGTAGGTGGAAAGGCTGACCGAATGACCATAATGCAGAGAATAGTGCATCAAGTGCGGCATGTGGTTTAGCTTGTTGAGAGAAAAAATATGAATTTAAGGTATTCTCATTATCATTTTCGACGATGTCTAATTTCATTATTTTCTTTAAAAACCATAATCATAAGTCAATCCACGATATACGTACAAATGTTTAGCTTCAATTAATAATAAGTAAATACTCATTGTAGTATATCTATGTTATTCAAGCACAAAAACGCAATACTTAGCATAATAAGTAGATTCTCAATCAAAATAATAACAAAGAATTTAAAAACATAATGACAGGCATTAACACAACAACAAAGTTACGGATGTTACTATTACCATAGAAATAAAAACATATGAAAAAACAGTGATTCAGAATATTAAACCTTCTGAACCACCGTGAGTTAAGTGGTGCCATCCACGCTGCATGGAAGAACACGATACGATATTATTTAAAATATTTTGGCGCCGCGTAATACTCGACCATTTTTTCCGCCAGCCAGCCGCCATCTTCGCCATTGGAGTGAATAGTCGTAATACTGACCGTCGAACCTCCGCCCCAAAGCACAGAGAAAACGTTATAGTCAGGCAGATTCAGCGCCTGCATTTGCCCCCAGTCATAACCGTCATCCTGACGTAAAAAATCGCCTACCGTCGCAACACCATAAGTTGTGCTATTCACCACCGTATTTAACAACTCTGATGTGATGGTATTGAGGTCGCAACCAATCCGCGAGTCCCCCATAAAGAAAGAACCGCCAGAGGCAAAATGCGCTGTTGCAATTTTGCTGGTTCCCTCTTCCACTGTTGGCATATGCCCACCGGGAATTTGCCATAACATCGCCGGTTTATGCAGGTCTTTCGCCGCCTGTTTTACCATCCCCAAGTAGTTAAACCAGCAGGTTGCATTCCAACCATAGTGCGCCAATGCATCAGGACTGAAACAATCACGTTCAAATTTATCGAAAGCGATAAAATCTGGCGCATACTCGCCGCTATATACTCCCAGCTCATTGATAAATTTAGCGATTTCCGCCCCCTGAGCGACAGGGTCAGCGTTTGTACGGAGCACCCAATCGGCAGTTCCCGTTGCCCAAACGTTAGTCTGCCAGCCAAACGCCACATCCGGAGCAAATTGTCGAACAAGGTAGTTAATTGCCTGAACATAACCGTACAGATCGTTACTGAACTCCGGTAATATCGGCGCGCTAAAACCTGGGAGGGATGGCAAAGCATTTACCGCAGCCGCCAGTTGAACATTGACCGGCACGCTATTCGCTTTACGAACTGCGGTATAGCCGTACGGCTCTTGCTGCATAGCCCCCAGGAAATCAGGATTAAGCACGAAGGTTGCCGGAACCGCGTGGTCGCAGTCTTTGTAAGATTGCGCCGCCAGGCATTGGGTAATGAAGTTGCCAAAGTGATTACGTAACCGCTGACCATCCTGGAGATCCGACAGCGCACTACCGCCGCTGGCATTGGCGGTATAAACGACCATCACTGGCATCACTGAACGATCGGCCTCTTTTTCAATCTCACGCACCAGCGGAACCGTTTTATGAATAGGTAAGGAATCATAATCGAGGAAACCGTCACCATTGACATCAACTTCCGCCGCTGGAATCGGATCGCCGCCGCCATCAAAACCATCATATTTAAACAGGGCGCTAAAAGGCACGTCGCGATACAGCGTGACGGCTTCTTTGGCGTTAACTGTCACCCCACCATGGGCGAGATAATCTGGCCAACCTTTGACCTGCAACGGAACGCCCTGAATGAACTCCAGTGTGATGTTATTCACACTTTTCAGCAGTCGCAGCGGCGCATCCAGTTCACAACGCCATGGCGTACCTTCAACAAAAATATCCGCTACTTCAACGCTGTATTGGCCGGGTGCCAGGCGTATCGCCAGCGATTGTTGACGCGTATCGCTCTCCAACATGAGGGTATATTGATATTGTCCACTGCTGAACAAGTAGCGCTGAGGGACCACGCCCTTCGGCAAACCCAGTATCGTGGCCTGCACATCAACAAAGTCGTGACTATCAATCCCGGTTTTCTGGAAACCCACGCTGACTTCTTTCACTTGCCCTTGCATCGGCGTGAAAATAGTCGGCTGAGCAAGCGTGGTGATCATCTGGTTGTTGATAACGGTGTGTTGCAAGCAAATCGCATAGCTGTGACCCGCCATAAGTTGAGTCACGAGCTGAATTTGCCCAACAGGCAGCGTCAGCGTTCTTTCGCATACGCCCGCTTCTGACCACAGCTCAACCACCATGTTCGCACCGATGAATTCAGGAGCATCGATATTAAGGCGCACCGAGGCAAACTGTACCGGCGACTGATATGCCACCAGGCATGTCCGGGCATCATCACCGGAAATAAGTTTGAGCGTCACTGCTGATTCCGCAGGCGTAATCCTCATTTCATCATTGCACAGTTCCAGCACAGTGATGCCGTACTCTCCAGCGCTAAGATCGCCAATAATTAATGATTGCCCCCACTCTCCAGCAAAGCGCTGTGTAGTGGCGCCGGGATAAAGCAGGTCAATCATCGGCTTAAGCGTTGTGCTTTCCGCCAGCGATGGAAACTGAATCACTATTTTCCCCTGACGTCCCGGATCGTGTGCCAGCGTGGCCGTTAAGTCGCTCATGGCGACCGGGGTCTGGGTCGCGGAGAGATAAAACTGCAGCTCGGCGCTTGCGCTTGCCGCCAGCAGAAGTTCCCCATCATTGTTAATGGTAATAACGTTTTTCTCGATGGGCCAACCGCCATCACTGCCCAGCGTCACTGGCTTGTTACCTAATAAAGAGCCGCTAAAAGGGCTGTAGGGATCGGGGTGTGCGCTGGCAGTGAACTCCAGCTTGAGTTGATTAAGATCGAGAGATTGTGAATAGAGATTGGTCACCGTGAAAGTCACCCGCTGATACCAGCTGGTTGTATTCACCGAGCTTGCAGTAATAGCGAGTATTTCGCCCTCGATAACAACATCATCGCTAGATTCTTCAGGTTCTGGTTCAACCTCATCCGCCGCATCATCGGCAGGAGCTTCAGGTTCCGGATCAACCTCATCTGCCGTTTCGTCGGCAGGAGCTTCAGGTTCCGGATCAACCTCATCTGCCGTTTCGTCGGCAGGTACTTCAGGTTCTGGTTCAACTTCATCTGCCGTATCGTCAGCAGGAACTTCAGGCTCTGGTTCATCTGCTGCTTCATCTTGTGCCGATGAGGCCAGCGTTAATGTAAAGGTAGATATTTTTACCGGTACCTGAGTCGCGGCAAAACTGAAAAATAACGTACCGCTTTCGCCCGGCTGCAATAACAGTTCACCGCTGTTATTGATAATGATTTCATTAATATCAAGCGTCCCTTGCGCCATACCGCTCAACGTCAGTGGCATATCCCCTTTGAGAGTGCCGCCAAAATTTCCCCATGGGTCCTGGTGACCCGCACCAGTAAAACCGATTGCCGCATGATTCATATCCACGGCACGACTATTTTCATTGGTGATAGTTAAAGTGACTTTTTGATACCAGCTATTTACATCAATCTGACTGCTTTTAATCAAGACGGACATTGACAGAATTCCTCGTTCCCTGGTGGAAAAAAGCCCCGGAAAACCGGGGCCTTAGTTATGGAGCCCAATATTTTCGATTAACGAAAATGATTAGTAAGCACCAAGGTCAGTCCATGCCTGGCCCGCAGCACAGTTCAGATCCGGCTGGTTGCCCTGAGACCACCATTTCACCTGGTAGTTGTGGCCTTTCCAGCTAACGATTTCGAAAGTACCCCAGATTCCGCCATAAACGGTATTGGCATCCCACAGCGCGTAAGGCGTTGTTTCAGTATCTGCCGGAGTCTCTTCATCGGCCGGAGTGGTATCTTCTTCCGGCTCTACTGGAACGACGATTTCTTCCTCTTCTTCCTCTTCCGGCTCAGGTTGAACCTGAGATGCAGCCGGAACAGCAATCAGCACAAAACGCTGTTGAGTAGAAGGCTCGCCCCAGGTATCACGAACAAACAGGGTGAACTGGAAGGTAGTTTTAACGGAAACTTCCGGTACGACAAACTCGATCACTGCGACAGTTTTGTCAGCAACGGTGATTTCTGAAGGCACGCCCCAGCTAAAGGTCATATCGTCTTCATCTTCATCAGAAGAACCTTCGCCAGACAGCTGTACAGTAGAGCCACCGACAACGCGCAGTTCAATTGCCGCTTTCGGCGCATGGTTTACGTCAGTAGTCTTATCTTCTTCCTCTGCTTCGTCAGCGGCTTCTACGTTGATACCCTCAAAGTAGAACGGTTCCATATCGACAACTTCAGAAGAAATTTCGTAGCCCAGGCCTTCACGAGCGGCGTTAACCAGCACGCCGTTGTCCTGATCGATAGTCCAGGTGAACATCCCGCCCAGACCCAGTTTCGCTGCGTATTCGCCCTTCGCTTTCACTGAACGCGGAGTATCCAGAGACATAAACAGCTTGCTTTCCGGGTTGTACAGGTAGTCAGCATCGGCAACCTGGTCGGTGTAGACGTTGAAGCCGTTACGGCCTTTCTGGTTTTCCAGATCCAGGTAGTTATAAATCACGTCGTACCATTCGTTGGTACCGGATTCAAACGTACCGGTAGTGGTACCAGTACCTGCATTGTAGGAGCCTTTCAGCGGAGACAGGGATTCCAGCTCAGCGCCGTGACCGTTACGGGTGTAGCCTGCATAACCGATATTGATGCGATCCGACGGGAAACCTTCAGACAACAGGTGGTCAACGATGGTATTTACCGCCCAGCCGCCTTCAGTCACTGCCTTCAGGTTTGTATGGTGAGTCAGAGTCTCTGCCCACGGAGTACCAAAGAAGTCATAGGTCATCAGGTTGATGCCGTACAGACCGGCGTTCAGCAGCGCTTTGACGTTGGAGTAGTCGAAAGTCGCGACTACAGCAGAGCTGGCGATGGAGATTTTGACATTGCTCAGGCCTGCGGAATCCAACTGCTTACGCAGCTCGCCAATCAGCAGGGCATAGTTTTCGCCATCTTCCGGACCGCATGGGTTGCCTGCGCCTTCCGCGTTCGGGTACTCCCAGTCAATATCCACTTCGCTGAACATCGGGAACTGTTTGAACAGTTTCACCACGCCTTTGGCGAAAGTTTTACGGGCGGAATCAGAAGCAGAGGTTTCGTGGAAACCATTACTCATGGTCCAACCGCCGATGCTCATAGACAGCGCCAGTTCGTGGCCCTGAGCTTTCGCTTTGGCCTGCAGGTCACGCAGGCCGCCGAGCAGACCTTTGGTGTTCGCCTGAGTGACGGTCTTCGGCTCAACATCCCAACCGCTGACATCGTGGCCGACGTTAACGTAGGACTGGAAATCGCCCCACGGGTCGAGGAAAGTCGGTTCGTACTGCACTTTACCGCACAGCTCTGCGCCTTCAGCAACCACATCGCGATACAAGCCATCAACTTTGTGGAAGCCTGTCACGCCGACGAAACCGACAATGATTTTGTCGTAGGCGGTAGGGGATACATTGGTCAGATCGTAACCACGACCACGGTTATCTTTCGAATCATCTCCCTGCAGGCGTCCATCATACTGAGACCAGTCAGTGTAGTAGCCGAATACCTTAGGTTTAGTCGTGGAAGACTTATATTGGTTATAAACCGGCTTAGCGACACGTGCAGAAGTATAGCTATATGCGCTGACTTCTTTTGCTGGGTTAAAACCATCAGCTGCGTTGCTGGTTTCAGTAAGAGTATCGCCTTTAATCAGTTTGCTTGTAGCCATTTTTAATTTCCTTTTAAGTTTGAAAAATTGTCGCAGTTCGTTCTGCGGGACCAATAATCCAGTGCTCAAGGAAAAATGGCTAATCATTAAACATCACATTTTCAACATCTCCCCATATACATACCAATGATGCTTATCTGATGTACCTAAGCACAACGTCCTCTGCCTGGTTACGTATATCAAAACCATGATATGAGCAATAAACAATCACCATATTAAATATCATTTATCAAGCCATTAAATGTCATTTAACTTCCATGAGATAATGTGATTCAGGTCTCTCACACCAATGACAATACAATTAAAAAGATGAGTATTAATAGCTTAAGACAATTCTTGCACCATATATTCAGCACAGGCAATCATGATGTATATAACTAAAGGACGACGTTATGAAAA
This Klebsiella sp. RHBSTW-00484 DNA region includes the following protein-coding sequences:
- a CDS encoding fimbrial protein BcfA — translated: MKKHVLAMMVTAIAAGSMMSSAFADTATVSGGTVNFVGQVVNAACSVSADSVDQTVTLSQVRASKLTAAGMTANQKEDFSIKLEDCDTTVSQEAAVIFNGQQDGTLEGSLANTAGAGAASNVALQLYGPDGQALNIGETSSTVTLIDGENVVPLSVDYVATGAVVAGNVSATATFSMVYS
- a CDS encoding winged helix-turn-helix transcriptional regulator, which encodes MKLDIVENDNENTLNSYFFSQQAKPHAALDALFSALWSFGQPFHLQVGDEFSLSSEGENRIVLLESGIFSFCRCGSGLHVLSAFSPSIVGLVDSYGETYGVPTRPEHYLIAETECRGRAVSLPDFIKVADECDLWHDVARILAYRLMVMSVRDRELVGVDSYLKVRSLLIELWAYASEYRQSINVLNFIQRRTGISRSRTMKLLSELKKGGYINIDGGRLLDMKKLPTAY
- a CDS encoding chitinase; the protein is MSVLIKSSQIDVNSWYQKVTLTITNENSRAVDMNHAAIGFTGAGHQDPWGNFGGTLKGDMPLTLSGMAQGTLDINEIIINNSGELLLQPGESGTLFFSFAATQVPVKISTFTLTLASSAQDEAADEPEPEVPADDTADEVEPEPEVPADETADEVDPEPEAPADETADEVDPEPEAPADDAADEVEPEPEESSDDVVIEGEILAITASSVNTTSWYQRVTFTVTNLYSQSLDLNQLKLEFTASAHPDPYSPFSGSLLGNKPVTLGSDGGWPIEKNVITINNDGELLLAASASAELQFYLSATQTPVAMSDLTATLAHDPGRQGKIVIQFPSLAESTTLKPMIDLLYPGATTQRFAGEWGQSLIIGDLSAGEYGITVLELCNDEMRITPAESAVTLKLISGDDARTCLVAYQSPVQFASVRLNIDAPEFIGANMVVELWSEAGVCERTLTLPVGQIQLVTQLMAGHSYAICLQHTVINNQMITTLAQPTIFTPMQGQVKEVSVGFQKTGIDSHDFVDVQATILGLPKGVVPQRYLFSSGQYQYTLMLESDTRQQSLAIRLAPGQYSVEVADIFVEGTPWRCELDAPLRLLKSVNNITLEFIQGVPLQVKGWPDYLAHGGVTVNAKEAVTLYRDVPFSALFKYDGFDGGGDPIPAAEVDVNGDGFLDYDSLPIHKTVPLVREIEKEADRSVMPVMVVYTANASGGSALSDLQDGQRLRNHFGNFITQCLAAQSYKDCDHAVPATFVLNPDFLGAMQQEPYGYTAVRKANSVPVNVQLAAAVNALPSLPGFSAPILPEFSNDLYGYVQAINYLVRQFAPDVAFGWQTNVWATGTADWVLRTNADPVAQGAEIAKFINELGVYSGEYAPDFIAFDKFERDCFSPDALAHYGWNATCWFNYLGMVKQAAKDLHKPAMLWQIPGGHMPTVEEGTSKIATAHFASGGSFFMGDSRIGCDLNTITSELLNTVVNSTTYGVATVGDFLRQDDGYDWGQMQALNLPDYNVFSVLWGGGSTVSITTIHSNGEDGGWLAEKMVEYYAAPKYFK
- a CDS encoding glycosyl hydrolase family 18 protein, which gives rise to MATSKLIKGDTLTETSNAADGFNPAKEVSAYSYTSARVAKPVYNQYKSSTTKPKVFGYYTDWSQYDGRLQGDDSKDNRGRGYDLTNVSPTAYDKIIVGFVGVTGFHKVDGLYRDVVAEGAELCGKVQYEPTFLDPWGDFQSYVNVGHDVSGWDVEPKTVTQANTKGLLGGLRDLQAKAKAQGHELALSMSIGGWTMSNGFHETSASDSARKTFAKGVVKLFKQFPMFSEVDIDWEYPNAEGAGNPCGPEDGENYALLIGELRKQLDSAGLSNVKISIASSAVVATFDYSNVKALLNAGLYGINLMTYDFFGTPWAETLTHHTNLKAVTEGGWAVNTIVDHLLSEGFPSDRINIGYAGYTRNGHGAELESLSPLKGSYNAGTGTTTGTFESGTNEWYDVIYNYLDLENQKGRNGFNVYTDQVADADYLYNPESKLFMSLDTPRSVKAKGEYAAKLGLGGMFTWTIDQDNGVLVNAAREGLGYEISSEVVDMEPFYFEGINVEAADEAEEEDKTTDVNHAPKAAIELRVVGGSTVQLSGEGSSDEDEDDMTFSWGVPSEITVADKTVAVIEFVVPEVSVKTTFQFTLFVRDTWGEPSTQQRFVLIAVPAASQVQPEPEEEEEEEIVVPVEPEEDTTPADEETPADTETTPYALWDANTVYGGIWGTFEIVSWKGHNYQVKWWSQGNQPDLNCAAGQAWTDLGAY